A single region of the Lotus japonicus ecotype B-129 chromosome 4, LjGifu_v1.2 genome encodes:
- the LOC130710800 gene encoding uncharacterized protein LOC130710800, whose amino-acid sequence MNHGDMQPEVEALTHYFSSLDTGGQSMVRRKLQAIYCPESSSLCTPAVKIRSKRTLKANEKIPPKNKAIGSLTRDLSGFEHVDREIREAKKVSQPPKKKKRVKKSDTSYFMGHFPAFFHPYIQTVQNVEDDGNCGYRAVAALLGLPSGEESWSWVRAALIEELERHRGLYDEMWSRHVVNALHSRLTLPPGDPATEDKWMQLPEMGYLVATRFQVVFISISSTGCWSYLPLRGEGPPDVHPVIAVGHVINHFVQLHLTPGHSMPPIALQWERYVDPTSVSWCAPYGTRLGRFTSEYEAWLVTFGVPLIHQSYVDITSD is encoded by the exons atgaaccatggagatatgcaaccagaagttgaggcattgacacattatttcagttctttggatactggagggcagagtatggtaaggaggaagcttcaagcgatctattgtcctgaaagcagttcacTTTGTACTCCTGCGGTTAAGATAAGGTCCAAGCGCACTCTTAAGGCGAATGAGAAAATACCACCTAAGAAtaaagcaataggatccttgactcgtgatctttcaggttttgaacatgttgatagggagatcagagaggcaaagaaggtttcacaaccaccaaagaagaagaagcgtgtgaagaagtctgatacaagctatttcatgggtcattttccagcctttttccacccatatatacaaacagttcagaatgttgaggatgatggtaactgtggctatagagccGTTGCTGCATTACTCGGACTACCATCAGGTGAGGAAAGTTGGTCATGGGTTAGGGCAGCGTTGATAGAAGAACTTGAACGACACAGAGGGttgtatgatgaaatgtggtccagacatgtggttaatgccttacattcccgactcactcttcctcctggtgatccggctaccgaggataaatggatgcaacttccagagatgggataccttgtagcaaccaggttccaagtGGTTTTCATATCCATCTCCTCTACGGGTTGTTGGTCATACCTTCCACTAAGAGGAGAAGGTCCACCGGATGTACATCCTGTTATAGCTGTTGGTCATGTGATtaatcactttgtacag ctccatctaactcctggacattctatgccgccaattgctctccagtggGAACGGTATGTTGATCCTACATCAGTAAGCTGGTGCGCCCCATATGGTACACGTTTAGGAAGATTCACATCAGAATATGAAGCTTggcttgttacttttggtgttcctcttattcaccaaagctatgtagacatcacctcagattga
- the LOC130710798 gene encoding protein MAIN-LIKE 2-like isoform X1 yields the protein MFLSMAEMVYIVNVCSEYIVRMKNRKRSHASSEDVGATEDRHRRLHASSRRGDHAATSQAVEASAPVVSPPSPMIEVPLVDYPPSPTVEIPTVVSPPSPMVESSGEESSGEESSGEESSGEESSGEASSGMGGSDEDSIPPPTVDADVLPPEQGAQGGEEDLIQRLPPFPGGPVELSLLTHYADHKAPWAWHALLRTDERYVDRRQLKVATAGGKVWNLACDGDSDSHRRVRELIEQTGLHQLPYCSYPVTDAGLILALVERWHEETSSFHMSFGEMTITLDDVSALLHLPMGSRFYTPGRGERDECAALCAQLMGGSVGIYEAEFDTNRSQTIRFGVLQTRYEAALAEHRYEDAARIWLVNQLGATLFASKSGGYHTTVYWIGMLEDLGRVCEYAWGAIALATLYDQLSRASRRGTAQMGGFTSLLLGWVYEYLSDRVIIRRADPEYSQDQPRARRWAMSRVGHAGLDERRVMLDELTVDDVIWTPFEDHRAHRPRDPRAMYSGYIRSPFGRVVRRHLPERVLRQFGFIQDVPRHPSEIQTSGSLAETADAAFAEFAPHLRPQGIPATYPGEAVEDYMRWYSAVSHRFIIPDDRREEFSAVTVMRRAVDLLEQSLEVPDAPAEGTHSRSLTERALDLIRSNAFIGTQGVAFAAVRGARAAGGRGRGDRARGGRGRGGRARGEGAPAEGARGGRGRGGRARGPRGRRGAGRGRGE from the exons atgtttctgtctatggctgaaatggtatatatagtgaatgtttgctctgaatatatagtgagaatgaagaacagaaagaggtctcatgcttctagtgaggatgtcggggctactgaggatagacaccggcggttacatgcttctagccggcgcggcgatcatgctgcaacctctcaggcggtggaggcttcagctccagttgtttctccgccgtctcccatgattgaggttcctctggttgattatccgccgtctcccacggttgagatacctacagttgtttctccgccctctcccatggttgagtcatcaggcgaggagtcctcaggcgaggagtcctcaggcgaggagtcttccggcgaggagtcatcaggcgaggcctcatccggcatgggaggatctgacgaggatagtattcctccgcctactgttgatgctgatgtcctgccgccagagcagggggcacagggtggcgaggaggacctgatccagaggttgccgccgtttccgggggggcctgttgagctatcgctcctcacccattatgctgatcacaaggctccctgggcgtggcatgcactcctacgcacagacgagcggtatgtggaccgtcgacagttgaaggtggccacagctggggggaaggtttggaaccttgcttgtgatggtgattcagacagtcacaggcgggttcgagagttgattgagcagacgggtcttcatcagctaccatattgcagctacccggtgacagatgcaggccttattttggcccttgtggagcgatggcatgaggagactagtagcttccacatgtcgttcggggagatgactatcaccttggacgacgtgtcggctcttctccatctccccatggggtcgaggttctatacgcctgggaggggggagagggacgagtgtgcagcgctctgtgctcagttgatgggaggatctgttggtatttatgaggctgagtttgatacgaataggtcccagactattcgctttggggtcttgcagacccggtatgaggctgcgttggcgg agcaccgatatgaggacgctgcacggatttggctggtgaaccagctaggcgccacgctctttgctagcaagagcggaggctaccatacgaccgtctactggatagggatgttggaggatcttggtcgagtgtgcgagtacgcgtggggcgcgattgcgctcgctacgctatacgaccagcttagtcgagcgtccaggagggggacggcccagatgggaggttttacctcgctcctgctaggatgggtctacgagtacctttctgaccgcgtcattatccgtagggcggatccggagtactcgcaggaccagcctagggcgcggcggtgggctatgtcccgggtcgggcatgcaggccttgatgagaggcgagtcatgctcgatgagctgacggtggatgacgttatatggaccccatttgaggaccatcgggctcatcgaccacgggatccgagggccatgtattctggctacatccggtcgccatttggccgtgttgttcgacggcatctaccagagagggttctgcgccagtttggcttcatacaggatgtccctcgacacccctctgagatccagacgtctgggtcccttgctgagaccgcagatgctgcctttgctgagtttgcgccgcacctccgccctcaggggatccccgctacatatccgggagaggctgtggaggattacatgaggtggtacagcgctgtgtcccatcggttcatcatccctgatgataggagggaggagttcagtgcagtg actgttatgcgtcgggccgtggacttgttggagcagtcactcgaggtgccagatgctcctgcagagggcacgcattcccgatccctcactgagagggcgctggatcttattagatccaatgccttcattggtacccagggggtagcctttgctgctgtccgaggagctagagctgcaggaggcagaggtcgtggagacagagcgcgtggaggcagaggccgtggaggcagagcccgtggagagggtgctcctgcagagggtgcgcgtggaggcagaggccgtggaggcagagcccgtggacctagaggtcgtagaggggccggtaggggtcggggcgagtga
- the LOC130710798 gene encoding protein MAIN-LIKE 2-like isoform X2, whose amino-acid sequence MKNRKRSHASSEDVGATEDRHRRLHASSRRGDHAATSQAVEASAPVVSPPSPMIEVPLVDYPPSPTVEIPTVVSPPSPMVESSGEESSGEESSGEESSGEESSGEASSGMGGSDEDSIPPPTVDADVLPPEQGAQGGEEDLIQRLPPFPGGPVELSLLTHYADHKAPWAWHALLRTDERYVDRRQLKVATAGGKVWNLACDGDSDSHRRVRELIEQTGLHQLPYCSYPVTDAGLILALVERWHEETSSFHMSFGEMTITLDDVSALLHLPMGSRFYTPGRGERDECAALCAQLMGGSVGIYEAEFDTNRSQTIRFGVLQTRYEAALAEHRYEDAARIWLVNQLGATLFASKSGGYHTTVYWIGMLEDLGRVCEYAWGAIALATLYDQLSRASRRGTAQMGGFTSLLLGWVYEYLSDRVIIRRADPEYSQDQPRARRWAMSRVGHAGLDERRVMLDELTVDDVIWTPFEDHRAHRPRDPRAMYSGYIRSPFGRVVRRHLPERVLRQFGFIQDVPRHPSEIQTSGSLAETADAAFAEFAPHLRPQGIPATYPGEAVEDYMRWYSAVSHRFIIPDDRREEFSAVTVMRRAVDLLEQSLEVPDAPAEGTHSRSLTERALDLIRSNAFIGTQGVAFAAVRGARAAGGRGRGDRARGGRGRGGRARGEGAPAEGARGGRGRGGRARGPRGRRGAGRGRGE is encoded by the exons atgaagaacagaaagaggtctcatgcttctagtgaggatgtcggggctactgaggatagacaccggcggttacatgcttctagccggcgcggcgatcatgctgcaacctctcaggcggtggaggcttcagctccagttgtttctccgccgtctcccatgattgaggttcctctggttgattatccgccgtctcccacggttgagatacctacagttgtttctccgccctctcccatggttgagtcatcaggcgaggagtcctcaggcgaggagtcctcaggcgaggagtcttccggcgaggagtcatcaggcgaggcctcatccggcatgggaggatctgacgaggatagtattcctccgcctactgttgatgctgatgtcctgccgccagagcagggggcacagggtggcgaggaggacctgatccagaggttgccgccgtttccgggggggcctgttgagctatcgctcctcacccattatgctgatcacaaggctccctgggcgtggcatgcactcctacgcacagacgagcggtatgtggaccgtcgacagttgaaggtggccacagctggggggaaggtttggaaccttgcttgtgatggtgattcagacagtcacaggcgggttcgagagttgattgagcagacgggtcttcatcagctaccatattgcagctacccggtgacagatgcaggccttattttggcccttgtggagcgatggcatgaggagactagtagcttccacatgtcgttcggggagatgactatcaccttggacgacgtgtcggctcttctccatctccccatggggtcgaggttctatacgcctgggaggggggagagggacgagtgtgcagcgctctgtgctcagttgatgggaggatctgttggtatttatgaggctgagtttgatacgaataggtcccagactattcgctttggggtcttgcagacccggtatgaggctgcgttggcgg agcaccgatatgaggacgctgcacggatttggctggtgaaccagctaggcgccacgctctttgctagcaagagcggaggctaccatacgaccgtctactggatagggatgttggaggatcttggtcgagtgtgcgagtacgcgtggggcgcgattgcgctcgctacgctatacgaccagcttagtcgagcgtccaggagggggacggcccagatgggaggttttacctcgctcctgctaggatgggtctacgagtacctttctgaccgcgtcattatccgtagggcggatccggagtactcgcaggaccagcctagggcgcggcggtgggctatgtcccgggtcgggcatgcaggccttgatgagaggcgagtcatgctcgatgagctgacggtggatgacgttatatggaccccatttgaggaccatcgggctcatcgaccacgggatccgagggccatgtattctggctacatccggtcgccatttggccgtgttgttcgacggcatctaccagagagggttctgcgccagtttggcttcatacaggatgtccctcgacacccctctgagatccagacgtctgggtcccttgctgagaccgcagatgctgcctttgctgagtttgcgccgcacctccgccctcaggggatccccgctacatatccgggagaggctgtggaggattacatgaggtggtacagcgctgtgtcccatcggttcatcatccctgatgataggagggaggagttcagtgcagtg actgttatgcgtcgggccgtggacttgttggagcagtcactcgaggtgccagatgctcctgcagagggcacgcattcccgatccctcactgagagggcgctggatcttattagatccaatgccttcattggtacccagggggtagcctttgctgctgtccgaggagctagagctgcaggaggcagaggtcgtggagacagagcgcgtggaggcagaggccgtggaggcagagcccgtggagagggtgctcctgcagagggtgcgcgtggaggcagaggccgtggaggcagagcccgtggacctagaggtcgtagaggggccggtaggggtcggggcgagtga